From Candidatus Zixiibacteriota bacterium, one genomic window encodes:
- the fsa gene encoding fructose-6-phosphate aldolase produces the protein MKIFIDTANLDEIREATAMGVIDGVTTNPSLAAKEKMPFREILKEICKIVPGPVSAEVVALDSGGMIKEGLDLASIAENITVKIPTTKEGLKAIRALSGKGIMTNATLCFSPSQALLVAKAGATFVSPFVGRLDDISHNGMELISQISQIYNNYAFGTEILVASVRHPLHLVDAAMMGADVATCPFKVIEQLIKHPLTDIGLQKFLDDWKKVNQG, from the coding sequence ATGAAAATATTTATTGATACTGCCAATCTTGATGAAATCAGGGAAGCGACCGCCATGGGGGTTATCGATGGTGTGACAACCAATCCCTCGCTTGCCGCTAAAGAAAAAATGCCGTTCCGGGAAATTCTCAAAGAGATTTGCAAAATCGTCCCGGGACCGGTATCGGCCGAAGTGGTGGCGCTTGACTCCGGAGGGATGATAAAGGAAGGGCTCGACCTTGCCTCCATAGCCGAAAACATCACCGTCAAAATTCCCACCACCAAGGAGGGACTAAAAGCGATTCGGGCGCTGTCGGGTAAAGGGATTATGACCAATGCCACTCTCTGTTTCTCGCCGTCGCAGGCGCTTCTCGTGGCTAAAGCCGGCGCTACCTTTGTTTCTCCTTTTGTGGGACGGCTCGATGATATCTCCCACAACGGAATGGAACTGATAAGCCAGATTTCGCAAATCTACAACAACTATGCTTTCGGCACTGAAATCCTGGTCGCTTCAGTCCGCCACCCGCTGCATTTGGTGGATGCCGCTATGATGGGAGCCGACGTCGCCACCTGCCCTTTCAAAGTGATTGAGCAATTAATCAAGCATCCTCTGACCGATATCGGCCTGCAGAAGTTTCTTGACGATTGGAAGAAAGTGAACCAAGGATGA
- the purB gene encoding adenylosuccinate lyase, protein MISRYTLPQMGELWSEKSKFRHWLDVELAVCRAMAQAGMIPHRALKNILKKADFDVKRISEIEATTNHDVISFLTSVSEFVGHDSKYIHFGMTSSDMLDTALSLQMKKAATLIDKKIVAALDKIRNLALKYKMTPVIGRTHGVIAEPTTLGLKFAVWYTELERGRERFRQAAEACAVGAISGAVGNFANIDPKIETAACRLLGLKVDKVSTQVIQRDRHGAYIAALAILASSLEKFATEIRNLQRTEIGEMAEGFVRGQKGSSAMPHKRNPITAERLTGIARVVRGYSLSAMENIPLWHERDIAHSSVERIIIPDSTIIVDYGLKLFNDILERLVIDEKRMLENIYRYGGIVFSQRVLLLLTDKLGSRDRAYHLVQRNAMKAYEGPDGFQDLVKEDREIRQYLSENEIDACFDLEYYLRNVGKIF, encoded by the coding sequence ATGATAAGCCGTTACACCCTGCCCCAGATGGGGGAGCTCTGGTCGGAAAAATCGAAATTTCGCCACTGGCTCGATGTTGAACTGGCGGTCTGCCGCGCTATGGCGCAGGCCGGGATGATTCCACACAGGGCTCTCAAGAATATCCTCAAGAAAGCCGACTTCGATGTCAAGCGTATTAGCGAAATTGAAGCGACAACCAATCATGATGTCATCTCTTTTCTCACTTCCGTCAGCGAATTTGTGGGCCACGACTCCAAGTATATCCACTTCGGCATGACCTCCTCCGATATGCTCGATACCGCTCTCTCTCTCCAGATGAAAAAAGCGGCAACTCTCATCGACAAGAAAATTGTCGCCGCCCTCGATAAAATCAGGAATCTGGCGCTTAAGTACAAAATGACCCCTGTCATCGGGCGCACTCATGGAGTGATAGCGGAGCCGACCACCCTCGGATTGAAATTTGCCGTTTGGTACACGGAACTGGAGCGGGGACGGGAGCGCTTTCGTCAGGCGGCCGAGGCCTGCGCAGTCGGCGCTATATCGGGAGCGGTCGGCAACTTTGCCAATATTGACCCTAAAATCGAAACCGCCGCTTGTCGTTTACTGGGGTTGAAGGTCGACAAAGTCTCCACCCAGGTTATTCAACGTGACCGTCACGGCGCTTATATTGCCGCCCTGGCGATTCTCGCCTCCTCTCTTGAGAAATTTGCCACCGAAATCAGAAATCTTCAGAGGACTGAAATAGGGGAGATGGCGGAGGGCTTCGTCCGCGGCCAGAAAGGCTCCTCCGCCATGCCGCACAAGAGAAACCCGATAACAGCCGAAAGACTGACCGGAATTGCCCGCGTTGTCCGCGGCTATTCGCTTTCCGCCATGGAGAATATCCCCCTCTGGCACGAGCGCGATATCGCCCACAGCTCGGTCGAGCGAATCATAATCCCCGACAGCACTATCATCGTCGATTACGGGCTGAAACTATTCAATGACATCCTGGAGCGGCTGGTAATCGATGAGAAAAGAATGCTTGAGAATATCTATCGCTACGGCGGAATTGTCTTCTCGCAAAGGGTGCTGTTACTCCTGACAGATAAACTCGGCAGCCGGGACCGCGCCTATCATCTGGTGCAAAGAAACGCCATGAAAGCCTACGAAGGTCCCGACGGTTTTCAGGACCTTGTAAAGGAAGACCGCGAAATCCGCCAATACCTCAGCGAAAATGAAATCGATGCCTGTTTCGACCTGGAATATTATCTCCGCAATGTCGGCAAGATATTCAA
- a CDS encoding energy-coupling factor transporter transmembrane component T encodes MNDRLILGQYRPSNSFGHRLDPRGKIFFALFIMLLSIFTTSIYFYLGIIAGVTILLIFSGITAAIILRNLKPFLILALITALYHLIFSARDTEKVMEIFGFALTSGGIEMAVSYSLRVLVFVTIAFFVSLTTAPDELAETLVSWLKPFRRFGIPAEDIGLIVFIAMRFIPVLAEEFDMIRKAQMVRGVTLSGKLRERGRKLLYLLIPVFHSALRRADELAMAIESRGYVSGEPRSAYHIFRFRASDWLFLAAALSSAAVLFFLTGELSRQ; translated from the coding sequence GGGAAAAATATTTTTTGCCCTGTTTATCATGCTCCTCAGCATTTTTACCACGTCAATCTACTTCTATCTCGGCATCATTGCCGGTGTCACCATCCTGCTTATCTTTTCCGGCATAACCGCCGCCATTATTCTGCGCAATCTCAAACCGTTTCTGATTCTTGCGCTCATCACCGCCCTGTATCATCTTATCTTTTCTGCCCGCGATACCGAAAAAGTGATGGAGATATTCGGTTTTGCCCTCACCTCCGGCGGCATCGAAATGGCGGTGTCGTATTCATTGCGAGTCCTGGTTTTTGTGACTATCGCTTTCTTTGTCTCGCTTACCACCGCCCCGGATGAATTAGCCGAAACCCTGGTCAGCTGGCTTAAGCCGTTCCGGAGATTCGGCATCCCGGCCGAAGATATCGGATTAATCGTCTTCATAGCCATGCGCTTCATTCCCGTGCTGGCGGAGGAATTCGATATGATTCGTAAAGCCCAGATGGTCCGCGGCGTCACTTTATCGGGTAAACTCCGTGAGCGGGGACGCAAACTGCTGTACCTTCTGATACCGGTCTTTCATTCGGCTCTTCGCCGGGCTGATGAACTGGCGATGGCTATTGAATCGCGCGGGTATGTCAGCGGTGAGCCGCGAAGCGCCTACCATATATTCCGCTTCCGCGCTTCCGATTGGTTATTCCTTGCCGCCGCTTTGTCCTCCGCGGCAGTTCTGTTTTTTTTGACCGGAGAATTAAGTCGACAATGA
- the truA gene encoding tRNA pseudouridine(38-40) synthase TruA has protein sequence MNIRLDIEYKGTDFAGWQYQPGLPTIQGEIEQAIKKTTGKDVAVIGAGRTDAGVHALHQFANFKIEHSLPPEKYKNALNYYLPRTILIKDAAVVDDSFHARRSARWRHYRYLIDTAKSALHFEYRWEIAHELVLSRLNETASKILGEHDFSAFCTVASQKEENSCQIMQAGWQNDGSLFIFDVVANRFLHSMVRSLVGLMVETAKPNDCLTLKEFGDIMTSGDHTRIKHVAPARGLYLADVGY, from the coding sequence ATGAATATCAGGCTGGATATCGAATACAAGGGAACAGACTTCGCCGGATGGCAATATCAGCCGGGGCTGCCGACTATCCAGGGAGAAATTGAGCAGGCGATCAAAAAGACGACCGGAAAAGATGTCGCGGTAATCGGAGCTGGAAGAACCGACGCCGGCGTGCATGCCCTCCATCAGTTCGCCAATTTTAAAATTGAGCATTCCCTCCCGCCTGAAAAGTACAAGAATGCCCTCAATTATTATCTTCCTCGAACCATATTAATCAAAGATGCTGCTGTCGTCGATGATTCCTTTCATGCGCGGCGTTCCGCCCGCTGGCGTCACTATCGTTATCTAATTGACACCGCCAAATCGGCCCTCCATTTCGAATATCGCTGGGAAATCGCGCATGAACTTGTCTTATCCAGATTGAATGAAACCGCCTCCAAAATCCTGGGAGAGCATGATTTCTCCGCTTTCTGCACGGTGGCGTCACAGAAGGAAGAGAACTCATGCCAGATTATGCAGGCGGGCTGGCAAAATGATGGCTCCCTCTTTATCTTTGATGTCGTTGCTAACCGCTTTCTCCATAGCATGGTCCGGTCTCTGGTCGGACTGATGGTCGAAACCGCCAAGCCCAACGATTGCTTGACTTTGAAGGAATTTGGCGATATTATGACATCCGGCGACCATACGCGAATCAAACATGTCGCTCCGGCAAGAGGGTTATATTTGGCCGATGTCGGATATTGA